In Musa acuminata AAA Group cultivar baxijiao chromosome BXJ2-8, Cavendish_Baxijiao_AAA, whole genome shotgun sequence, one genomic interval encodes:
- the LOC135618276 gene encoding flowering-promoting factor 1-like protein 2: MSGVWVFKNGVVRLIENPANEQSSTIRRKVLLHIPTNEVITSYDNLERKLMSLGWERYYDDPGLLQFHKRSSVDLISLPKEFSRFKSMHMYDIVVKNRESFRVVDM; this comes from the coding sequence ATGTCAGGTGTTTGGGTGTTCAAGAACGGCGTTGTCCGGCTGATCGAGAACCCCGCCAATGAGCAGTCGTCGACGATCCGTCGCAAGGTGCTGCTGCACATCCCCACCAACGAAGTCATCACCTCCTACGATAACCTGGAGCGCAAGCTGATGAGCCTGGGGTGGGAGCGGTACTACGACGACCCCGGCCTCCTCCAGTTCCACAAGCGGTCGTCGGTCGACCTCATCTCCCTCCCCAAGGAGTTCAGCCGGTTCAAGTCGATGCACATGTACGACATCGTCGTCAAGAACCGCGAGTCCTTCAGAGTCGTCGACATGTAG